From one Ursus arctos isolate Adak ecotype North America unplaced genomic scaffold, UrsArc2.0 scaffold_26, whole genome shotgun sequence genomic stretch:
- the HDHD5 gene encoding haloacid dehalogenase-like hydrolase domain-containing 5: MPRAPPGPSAHRPLIGCAAGAGATDPGWCCLHVRTTGCWMAVLRCLAAVRAAPGLWWRAARASLGLRGRCPGRGYAVDAAQSPPTFGFLLDIDGVLVRGHRVIPAALEAFRRLVNAHGQLRVPVVFVTNAGNILQHSKAQELSALLGFKVEPDQVILSHSPMKLFSQYHNKRMLVSGQGPLVENARILGFENVVTVDELRMAFPVLDMVDLQRRPKTTPLPRNDFPAIEGVLLLGEPVRWETSLQLIMDVLLSNGNPGTGLATAPYPHLPVLASNMDLLWMAEAKMPRFGHGTFLLCLETIYQKVTGKELRYEGLMGKPSVLTYQYAEDLIRQQAERRGWAAPIQKLYAIGDNPMSDVYGANLFHKYLQMARHDGAEARGARGLWKQRPSATQSCASILVCTGVYNPKGPEPTRPAQDAEEAPFHGHRDFSFSPGLMEASHIVNDVNEAVQLVFHKEGWAL; the protein is encoded by the exons ATGCCTCGGGCGCCACCCGGCCCGAGCGCTCACCGGCCGCTGATTGGCTGTGCAGCGGGGGCGGGGGCCACGGACCCGGGCTGGTGCTGTCTGCACGTGCGCACGACGGGCTGCTGGATGGCTGTTCTCCGCTGCCTCGCTGCCGTCCGCGCGGCGCCGGGGCTCTGGTGGCGGGCGGCGCGCGCCTCGTTGGGTTTGCGGGGCCGCTGCCCCGGGAGAGGCTATGCTGTGGACGCAGCACAG AGCCCACCCACTTTTGGGTTCCTGTTGGACATCGATGGAGTGCTGGTGCGGGGTCACAGAGTGATCCCTGCTGCTCTGGAAGCCTTCCGCAGGCTGGTGAATGCTCATGGGCAGCTGCGGGTCCCCGTGGTCTTTGTCACAAATGCTGGGAACATCTTACAACACAGCAAAGCCCAGGAGCTGTCTGCCCTGCTGGGGTTCAAG GTGGAGCCAGACCAAGTCATTCTCTCTCACAGCCCCATGAAGCTCTTCTCGCAATATCACAACAAGCGGATGCTGGTGTCTGGGCAGGGGCCCCTGGTGGAAAATGCCCGAAT ACTTGGCTTCGAGAACGTGGTTACTGTGGATGAGCTGCGGATGGCCTTTCCTGTGCTTGACATGGTAGATCTCCAGCGGCGGCCAAAGACCACG CCTCTTCCAAGGAACGACTTCCCTGCCATTGAAG GGGTGCTTCTCCTTGGGGAGCCAGTCCGCTGGGAGACAAGCCTGCAGCTGATCATGGATGTCCTTCTCAGCAATGGGAACCCTGGGACTGGTCTGGCGACAGCCCCTTATCCCCATCTTCCTGTCCTGGCCAGCAACATGGATCTCCTTTGGATGGCTGAAGCCAAGATGCCCAG GTTTGGCCATGGCACCTTTTTGCTGTGCCTGGAAACCATTTACCAGAAAGTGACAGGCAAAGAGCTGAGATATGAGGGCCTGATGGGCAAACCCAGCGTCCTCACTTATCAGTATGCAGAGGACCTGATCCGGCAGCAGGCGGAGAGGCGGGGCTGGGCGGCCCCCATCCAGAAGCTCTATGCTATCGG TGATAACCCCATGTCTGATGTCTACGGTGCCAACCTGTTCCACAAGTACCTGCAGATGGCGAGGCATGATGGGGCAGAGGCGCGGGGGGCCAGAGGCTTGTGGAAGCAGCGGCCCTCAGCAACCCAGAGCTGCGCCTCTATCCTGGTGTGCACTGGTGTGTACAATCCCAAGGGCCCAGAGCCCACCAGGCCTGCCCAGGACGCAGAGGAGGCTCCATTCCATGGGCACCGGGACTTCAGCTTCAGTCCAGGGCTCATGGAGGCGTCCCACATTGTGAATGATGTGAACGAGGCTGTACAGCTGGTTTTCCACAAGGAGGGTTGGGCTTTGTAG